A single genomic interval of Stieleria maiorica harbors:
- a CDS encoding dihydrodipicolinate synthase family protein, whose product MNEVESIDPIKMLKPGRKITGVSAILLPLLADHSVDWQAFDAHVTRTYDAGLAPAINMDTGYGNLIDDPTRVQALQRTQAIAGGRDYVAGAFVADRPGDTFQADAYRIGIDQIQSHGGTPIFFQSYGLTQGSDEQIVSHYQTLSSACDSFYAFELATVFAPFGAIYSLGVYEQLMRIPNCLGAKHSSLDRVLEWQRLQLRDKTRPEFKVMTGNDLAIDMVMYGSDYLLGLSTFAPDAFAARDAMWENGDEGFYQLNDLLQYLGAFAFRPPVPAYKHDAAMFLKLREQIQTDHTYPGSPTRPDSDREVLGHIARDLETLLDRAAQPLQTTA is encoded by the coding sequence ATGAATGAAGTGGAATCGATTGATCCGATCAAGATGCTCAAACCCGGTCGAAAGATCACCGGGGTTTCCGCGATCCTGCTGCCGTTGCTGGCCGACCACTCGGTCGATTGGCAGGCGTTCGACGCCCATGTCACGCGGACCTACGACGCCGGGCTGGCGCCCGCGATCAACATGGACACGGGCTACGGAAACCTGATCGACGATCCGACTCGGGTGCAGGCGCTCCAACGCACCCAAGCGATCGCCGGGGGGCGAGATTATGTGGCCGGAGCCTTTGTTGCCGATCGCCCCGGTGACACGTTCCAGGCGGACGCGTACCGAATCGGCATCGACCAAATCCAGTCGCACGGCGGCACACCGATCTTTTTCCAGTCCTACGGGCTGACCCAAGGAAGCGACGAACAGATCGTGTCGCACTACCAAACGCTCTCGTCGGCGTGCGATTCATTTTATGCGTTTGAATTGGCAACCGTGTTCGCCCCGTTCGGAGCCATCTACTCGCTCGGTGTCTATGAACAACTGATGCGGATTCCGAACTGCTTGGGGGCCAAACACTCTTCGCTCGATCGGGTGTTGGAATGGCAGCGTTTGCAGCTGCGTGACAAGACCCGCCCGGAGTTCAAAGTCATGACGGGCAACGATCTGGCGATCGACATGGTGATGTACGGCAGCGACTATCTGCTCGGGCTGAGCACCTTCGCGCCGGATGCCTTTGCCGCCCGCGACGCGATGTGGGAAAACGGTGACGAAGGCTTCTACCAGTTGAACGACTTGTTGCAGTACCTGGGCGCGTTCGCGTTTCGGCCCCCCGTGCCGGCCTACAAGCACGACGCGGCGATGTTCTTGAAATTGCGTGAACAGATCCAGACCGACCACACCTATCCCGGTTCACCGACCCGGCCGGATAGCGATCGGGAAGTCCTCGGTCACATCGCCCGCGACTTGGAAACGTTGCTCGACCGCGCCGCACAGCCACTGCAAACGACGGCGTGA
- a CDS encoding ABC transporter permease subunit: MIHRILLRSYISQASLLFVSLGVALFAFAWVRVWVVSLLDMGQFQTILEQFREFEKLSPISFDSLFTYQGRVGLTYDEPIIILCTVIWCLSRGSDVVSGEIGRGTMEMLLAQPISRAQLLWSHATVAVGGLALLCALVWLGIYVGVSVTTVDETLPPPSVEVPLFGWTIPIQISEPQVESFPLSERVDSRAFAAPTFNLFAFGFFLLGLSTFFSSIDRYRWRTIGLVMAIYVVQLVMFGLGKAAESLDWLQGLSFFNCYRPQKLAALVAEDGLSAPWGWSTAMPDSMFPPLVYPMTLIVLGAIGYGLAARQFGKRDLPAPL; the protein is encoded by the coding sequence ATGATTCATCGAATTTTACTACGCAGCTACATCAGCCAGGCGTCGCTGTTGTTTGTCTCCCTCGGTGTGGCCTTGTTCGCGTTCGCCTGGGTCCGTGTCTGGGTGGTCAGTTTGCTGGACATGGGACAGTTTCAGACCATCTTGGAACAATTCCGCGAGTTCGAAAAGCTTTCGCCGATCAGTTTCGATTCGCTGTTCACGTACCAAGGCCGTGTGGGGCTGACGTATGACGAACCGATCATCATTTTGTGCACGGTGATCTGGTGCTTGTCACGGGGCAGCGATGTGGTCAGCGGAGAAATCGGCCGCGGGACAATGGAAATGCTGTTGGCCCAACCGATCAGCCGCGCCCAACTGTTGTGGTCTCATGCGACCGTGGCCGTCGGCGGTCTGGCGTTGTTGTGCGCTCTGGTGTGGTTGGGGATCTATGTGGGTGTGTCGGTGACGACCGTCGACGAAACGCTTCCACCGCCCAGTGTTGAAGTGCCGCTGTTCGGTTGGACGATCCCGATCCAAATCAGCGAACCGCAAGTCGAATCGTTTCCTCTTTCCGAGCGAGTCGATTCACGCGCGTTCGCCGCTCCGACGTTCAACCTGTTCGCGTTCGGATTCTTCTTGCTGGGGCTTTCCACTTTCTTCAGCAGCATCGATCGCTATCGCTGGCGGACGATCGGATTGGTGATGGCGATTTATGTCGTGCAGTTGGTGATGTTCGGCTTGGGTAAGGCGGCCGAATCGCTGGATTGGTTGCAAGGGCTGTCGTTCTTCAACTGCTATCGGCCGCAAAAGCTGGCCGCTCTGGTCGCCGAAGACGGCTTGTCCGCCCCCTGGGGCTGGTCGACCGCGATGCCCGATTCGATGTTCCCACCGTTGGTTTACCCGATGACGCTGATTGTCTTGGGAGCGATCGGCTACGGGCTTGCGGCCCGGCAGTTTGGAAAACGGGATCTGCCGGCGCCGCTGTAG
- a CDS encoding DUF1549 and DUF1553 domain-containing protein — protein sequence MCCLSMLLIMIAGQARFGRAADDAGATVGSQPAIDFDTQIVPVLTRFGCNAGACHGAAIGRGGFSLSLFGSRPADDHIAIAQELEGRRVNLHTPSQSVLLRKATESIEHGGGERFDDSSPAYAMLKQWVAQGGKRLQLRRLTELHVTPSNALLQDVGDSVTVVVIARFDDGSQQDVTSMTSLSCDDPESVSIDRASNRLTVHRRGEHLVIARYLNRVHAIGLGVPLGSNEIDSVTESADGNEGTLVDRFIDQKLQQLRLPASPQADDHEFARRVWLDLTGHLPPVAQLDAFVADRSKDKRGRLIDRLLETDQFAAYWALKWANLLGIDSKSLQREGSKAYHEWLVESFGQDRPWNESALAMLTASGDGYVDGSVNFLRSGNGPDALAELATRVMMGVRLRCANCHDHPLDRWTQDDYHGLAAIFAKLDRGRFVQTSQRGEVTHPLTGQPATARIPGTRDLVSGEDGRVAFARWVTDPSNEYFARAAVNRIWAQLMGRGLIDPVDDIRATNPASHPELLDALARQFAENRFRFRAVIRLICNSQAYGRTSQTTPENVADSVYYSHFISRGLEAEVVADLIGDVTGVDIQYGTEESRDAIRLTDNRIMSETLDVLGRCDREAACESPPLGSGSLSQVLHFLNGDLLNRRLDASQGNLTRWLQSETDDFKLIETLYKHTLSRPPTESERVFWSRQVESATEAASTTEAGSRWRDAESRRAFFADVFWGLLTSETFRTNH from the coding sequence ATGTGCTGTCTATCCATGCTGTTGATCATGATTGCCGGCCAGGCGAGATTTGGACGTGCCGCTGATGACGCGGGAGCCACCGTCGGTTCTCAACCGGCGATCGATTTCGACACGCAAATCGTTCCTGTGCTGACGCGGTTTGGTTGCAACGCCGGGGCCTGCCATGGGGCTGCGATCGGGCGCGGCGGGTTCAGCCTGTCGCTGTTCGGATCGCGGCCGGCCGATGATCACATCGCGATCGCGCAAGAATTGGAGGGCCGTCGGGTCAATTTGCACACTCCCTCGCAAAGCGTGTTGCTGCGCAAGGCGACCGAATCGATCGAACACGGTGGCGGGGAGCGGTTCGACGATTCGTCACCTGCCTATGCAATGCTCAAGCAGTGGGTCGCCCAAGGCGGCAAACGTCTGCAGCTTCGACGTCTGACGGAGCTGCATGTGACTCCATCCAATGCCTTGCTCCAAGACGTAGGCGATTCGGTCACCGTCGTGGTGATCGCGCGGTTCGACGACGGATCACAGCAAGACGTGACCTCGATGACATCGCTGTCGTGTGACGATCCCGAATCGGTGTCCATCGACCGCGCATCGAATCGATTGACGGTCCATCGACGTGGCGAGCACCTGGTGATTGCCCGCTACCTGAACCGGGTCCACGCGATCGGCCTGGGGGTTCCGTTGGGCAGCAACGAGATTGATTCGGTGACGGAATCGGCCGACGGAAATGAAGGGACTCTGGTCGATCGATTCATTGATCAGAAGCTGCAACAGTTGCGTCTTCCCGCTTCGCCCCAAGCCGACGATCATGAATTCGCGCGACGCGTTTGGTTGGATCTCACCGGCCACCTTCCCCCGGTCGCCCAACTCGATGCGTTCGTTGCCGATCGATCGAAAGACAAACGCGGTCGCCTGATCGATCGACTGTTGGAAACGGATCAGTTCGCGGCCTACTGGGCGCTCAAGTGGGCCAATCTGCTGGGGATCGACAGCAAGTCACTGCAACGCGAAGGCAGCAAGGCCTATCACGAGTGGTTGGTCGAGTCGTTCGGCCAGGACCGGCCATGGAACGAATCCGCCCTGGCGATGTTGACCGCCAGCGGCGACGGCTATGTTGATGGCAGCGTTAACTTTCTGCGCAGCGGCAACGGGCCCGACGCTTTGGCGGAACTGGCAACGCGTGTGATGATGGGCGTGCGGCTGCGCTGTGCCAATTGCCATGATCATCCGCTGGATCGGTGGACCCAAGACGACTATCACGGTTTGGCCGCCATCTTTGCAAAACTGGATCGCGGTCGATTCGTCCAGACGTCCCAGCGGGGCGAAGTCACTCACCCGCTGACCGGACAGCCCGCGACAGCCCGCATTCCCGGCACCCGCGACCTTGTCTCCGGTGAGGACGGCCGAGTCGCGTTCGCCCGCTGGGTGACCGATCCGTCCAACGAATACTTTGCCCGTGCGGCGGTCAATCGCATTTGGGCCCAATTGATGGGACGCGGCTTGATCGATCCGGTCGATGACATTCGTGCGACCAATCCCGCCAGCCATCCCGAATTGCTGGATGCGTTGGCACGACAGTTCGCCGAAAACCGATTCCGATTCCGTGCGGTCATTCGCCTGATCTGCAACAGCCAGGCCTACGGGAGAACGTCCCAAACGACTCCCGAAAACGTCGCAGATTCGGTCTATTATTCGCATTTCATCAGCCGCGGGCTGGAGGCGGAGGTGGTGGCCGATCTGATCGGGGACGTGACCGGCGTGGACATTCAATACGGAACGGAGGAGTCTCGTGATGCGATTCGTTTGACCGACAATCGAATCATGTCGGAAACCCTGGACGTCCTGGGTCGATGCGATCGAGAAGCGGCTTGTGAAAGCCCACCGCTGGGATCGGGGTCATTGTCCCAAGTCCTTCATTTCCTTAACGGCGATCTACTCAACCGGCGACTGGATGCCAGTCAGGGAAACTTGACCAGATGGTTGCAGAGCGAAACTGACGACTTCAAACTGATTGAAACGCTTTACAAACACACCTTGTCCCGGCCGCCGACCGAGTCAGAAAGGGTGTTCTGGTCACGCCAAGTGGAATCGGCGACCGAAGCCGCCAGCACAACGGAAGCCGGCAGCCGCTGGCGAGATGCCGAATCGCGGCGAGCGTTTTTCGCCGATGTCTTCTGGGGCTTATTGACCAGCGAGACGTTCCGGACCAACCACTAA
- a CDS encoding oxidoreductase, with amino-acid sequence MPTFPRVASLKTFDEFQSRLRELGLQLPADEDVTTGTASPLSRAAKVGELTIGNRFCILPMEGWDGTTDGKPTDLTRRRWRHFGISGAKLMWGGEAVAVRHDGRANPNQLCLTENNLSEIGELRDLLIQSHADRFGNTDDLVVGLQLTHSGRFARPNQKTKAEPRAAQRNPALDPRLDINDDSGVISDDELKTLIDDFVVAARRSAKLGFQFVDIKHCHGYLGHELLSGVDRPGEFGGSFENRTRFLREIVAGIRAEAPELELGVRLSIFDFLPYRKSDSGVGEPDPAGDPRLVFGSNSRGDAVVLDEPIQFLSLMQSLGMKLICTTAGSPYYTPHLQRPAFFPPSDGYDPPEDPLIGVDRQIEATAELKKRFPEMFVVGSGYTYLQDWLPNVAQAVVQDGLADSIGLGRMVLSYPDLPADVLEGNQLARKKVCRTFSDCTTAPRKGIISGCYPLDPFYKNLPERKELLELKKQG; translated from the coding sequence ATGCCTACTTTTCCACGCGTCGCCAGCCTCAAAACGTTTGACGAATTCCAATCCCGACTCCGAGAGCTCGGATTGCAACTTCCCGCCGACGAAGACGTCACGACGGGAACGGCTTCACCGTTGTCGCGAGCGGCGAAGGTCGGTGAATTGACGATCGGCAATCGGTTCTGCATCTTGCCGATGGAAGGCTGGGATGGCACGACCGACGGTAAACCGACGGATTTGACCCGGCGCCGTTGGAGACATTTTGGAATCAGTGGCGCAAAGCTGATGTGGGGCGGCGAAGCCGTCGCGGTGCGGCACGACGGCCGCGCCAACCCCAATCAATTGTGCTTGACCGAAAACAACCTTTCCGAAATCGGTGAACTGCGCGACCTATTGATCCAATCGCACGCCGATCGCTTCGGCAACACCGACGATCTGGTGGTCGGATTGCAATTGACCCACTCGGGACGCTTCGCCCGACCGAACCAAAAGACGAAGGCCGAACCGCGCGCCGCACAACGCAATCCGGCGCTCGATCCTCGGCTGGACATCAACGACGATTCGGGCGTCATCAGCGACGACGAATTAAAAACGCTGATCGATGACTTTGTGGTCGCCGCCCGTCGATCGGCCAAGCTGGGCTTTCAGTTCGTCGATATCAAACATTGCCACGGTTACCTGGGGCATGAACTGCTGAGCGGAGTCGATCGGCCGGGGGAATTCGGCGGCAGCTTTGAAAATCGAACACGTTTCTTGCGCGAGATCGTCGCGGGGATTCGCGCCGAAGCACCCGAGTTGGAACTCGGGGTCCGCTTGAGTATTTTTGATTTTCTGCCCTATCGCAAATCGGACTCCGGAGTCGGTGAACCGGATCCGGCCGGAGATCCACGACTCGTGTTCGGTTCCAATTCACGCGGCGATGCGGTGGTGTTGGACGAACCGATTCAGTTTCTTTCATTGATGCAGTCGCTGGGCATGAAGCTGATTTGCACGACGGCCGGCAGTCCCTACTACACCCCGCACTTGCAGCGACCGGCGTTCTTCCCACCCAGTGACGGGTATGACCCGCCCGAAGACCCGCTGATCGGCGTCGATCGGCAAATCGAAGCGACGGCGGAATTGAAGAAACGCTTTCCGGAAATGTTTGTCGTCGGATCCGGTTACACCTACCTGCAAGACTGGCTTCCCAACGTCGCCCAAGCGGTGGTTCAAGACGGACTGGCCGATTCCATCGGGCTCGGACGCATGGTGCTCTCCTACCCTGACCTGCCCGCCGATGTGTTGGAAGGAAACCAGTTGGCGCGAAAAAAAGTCTGCCGCACCTTCAGCGACTGCACCACCGCGCCGCGGAAAGGCATCATCAGCGGCTGCTACCCCTTGGATCCGTTCTACAAAAATCTGCCGGAGCGGAAAGAATTGCTAGAACTCAAAAAGCAGGGGTGA
- a CDS encoding helix-turn-helix transcriptional regulator: MTKTRLTDRALQEHLPDWGVLVLESHHSPQFTMDWREHSFLKLVYVLRGRGVLEFQDRVHHFNSGDLLIVPPRVANRITDAPDAASSLYIGCVDPRLFDFDDQLIGRLRSGLVAANPYFSNRVATQLRRMRHQQASTDPTRPIAMVAAALRIIEWVLQLEQVSARSDHSRGRRHNDREIMEDYVARLATEFYEASTIDAAAASLGLTRRVFTKLFQEVTGSTWLTHVRRLAINHAKHQLAQTNLSITSVAFECGFNDLSTFYRQFKSQVGVSPKSYRQSISAE, translated from the coding sequence ATGACCAAAACAAGATTGACCGACCGAGCACTTCAGGAGCACCTTCCCGACTGGGGTGTGCTGGTTTTGGAAAGTCACCATTCGCCGCAATTCACGATGGATTGGCGCGAGCATTCGTTTTTGAAGCTGGTTTACGTCCTCCGCGGCCGCGGGGTGCTGGAGTTTCAGGACCGTGTCCACCATTTCAATTCGGGAGACCTGTTGATCGTCCCGCCACGGGTGGCCAACCGGATCACCGACGCCCCAGACGCGGCGAGCAGTTTGTATATCGGTTGCGTCGATCCACGGTTGTTCGACTTTGACGATCAGCTGATCGGCCGACTGCGTTCCGGTCTGGTTGCCGCCAACCCTTACTTTTCCAACCGTGTGGCAACTCAACTTCGGCGGATGCGACACCAACAAGCCAGCACCGATCCGACGCGGCCGATTGCGATGGTCGCCGCCGCCCTTCGAATTATCGAATGGGTGTTGCAATTGGAGCAGGTGTCGGCCCGGTCGGACCATTCACGTGGTCGGCGTCACAACGACCGTGAGATCATGGAAGATTACGTCGCACGACTGGCCACCGAGTTCTACGAAGCGTCCACGATCGACGCCGCCGCGGCCTCGCTGGGACTGACCCGCCGCGTTTTCACCAAGCTGTTTCAAGAGGTCACCGGATCGACTTGGCTGACGCATGTCCGCCGACTTGCCATTAACCACGCCAAACACCAACTGGCACAGACCAATCTGTCGATTACGTCCGTTGCCTTCGAGTGCGGCTTCAACGACTTGTCGACGTTTTATCGCCAATTCAAGTCGCAAGTGGGAGTCTCGCCCAAGAGCTATCGGCAATCGATTTCAGCGGAATAG
- a CDS encoding ABC transporter ATP-binding protein — MTETSVPVGPESQLRPNDAPETSATVAPVVVCEKLSKNYGGFQALADCDLHVNAGDIFGLLGPNGAGKTTLIRSLLGYLQISGGKASVCGADPRIDPVRVRQNVSYLPGDARLPRHLRGDGVLRFFADIHPRGDLARSRKIADALELDTRRHVGMMSTGMRQKLALAVVLAPATELLILDEPTANLDPTVRGTVLELVAQAHREGRTVMFSSHVLSEIEDTCNRVAFLRRGRMALELQMAELFQRHRVWADLPAGESFDQPAVAASIPAAFRKRIKITQVDSVTSGGAASVRIDTAGDLAPMLPWITSLGLHRMRIEPLGLRAIYDSVHHDTLEDPRDHELSPDDEIADHISSGVSV; from the coding sequence GTGACCGAAACAAGCGTCCCAGTCGGGCCGGAATCGCAACTGCGTCCGAACGACGCACCGGAGACATCCGCCACCGTCGCCCCGGTGGTGGTGTGCGAAAAACTGTCAAAGAACTACGGCGGATTCCAGGCCCTGGCCGACTGCGATCTGCATGTCAACGCGGGCGACATCTTTGGATTGCTGGGGCCCAACGGAGCCGGCAAAACAACCCTGATCCGGTCGTTGCTGGGATACTTGCAGATCAGCGGCGGCAAAGCGAGCGTCTGCGGCGCGGACCCTCGAATTGATCCCGTCCGCGTGCGTCAAAACGTGTCTTACCTGCCGGGCGACGCACGGCTGCCACGGCATCTGCGGGGAGACGGGGTGCTGAGATTCTTTGCCGACATCCACCCCCGCGGCGATCTGGCACGCAGCCGTAAGATCGCCGATGCACTGGAACTGGACACGCGTCGACATGTCGGAATGATGTCGACCGGAATGCGGCAGAAACTGGCCTTGGCCGTCGTCCTGGCTCCGGCGACCGAGTTGTTGATCCTGGACGAACCGACGGCGAATTTGGATCCGACGGTCCGCGGCACGGTGTTGGAACTGGTCGCCCAGGCCCATCGCGAAGGCCGCACCGTGATGTTTTCCTCGCACGTGTTGAGCGAGATCGAAGACACCTGCAACCGTGTCGCATTTCTGCGCCGAGGACGAATGGCGTTGGAGTTGCAGATGGCGGAACTGTTTCAGCGACATCGTGTGTGGGCGGATTTACCGGCCGGAGAATCCTTTGACCAGCCTGCCGTCGCGGCCAGCATCCCGGCAGCCTTCCGGAAACGAATCAAGATCACCCAAGTCGATTCGGTGACCAGCGGCGGCGCGGCTTCCGTCCGCATCGACACGGCCGGCGACTTGGCCCCGATGCTGCCCTGGATCACTTCGCTGGGATTGCACCGAATGCGAATCGAACCGTTGGGGCTGAGGGCGATCTACGACTCGGTGCATCACGACACGCTGGAAGACCCACGCGACCACGAGTTGTCACCCGACGACGAAATCGCCGATCACATCAGCAGCGGGGTGTCGGTATGA